In a genomic window of Pseudoglutamicibacter albus:
- a CDS encoding TrmH family RNA methyltransferase encodes MSENQTPSENSTPSQNNSPETPEHVVGVGPWEGPHPKGAHWDPELLAHGDRRNVLDQYRYWKHDAIVADLNSRRHPLHIAIENWQHDFNIGTVVRNANAFNAAAVHIVGRRRWNRRGAMVTDRYMTVMHHPTVEDFVTWTRQENIPILGIDIFPDSVQLETYSLPERCVLVFGQEGPGLSEEMRTAAVDTLSIEQFGSTRSINAGVASGIAMHAWIRQHVFNQHP; translated from the coding sequence GTGAGCGAGAACCAAACCCCGAGCGAAAACAGCACCCCGAGCCAGAACAACAGCCCCGAAACACCTGAGCACGTCGTCGGTGTCGGCCCATGGGAAGGTCCCCACCCTAAAGGCGCCCACTGGGACCCCGAACTCCTCGCTCACGGCGACCGCCGCAACGTTCTCGACCAATACCGGTACTGGAAGCACGACGCGATCGTCGCCGACCTCAATTCTCGCCGCCACCCACTCCACATCGCCATCGAAAACTGGCAGCACGACTTCAATATCGGCACCGTGGTACGCAACGCCAACGCATTCAACGCGGCCGCCGTGCACATCGTAGGCCGCCGCCGCTGGAACCGCCGCGGCGCCATGGTCACCGACCGCTACATGACCGTCATGCACCACCCCACTGTTGAAGACTTCGTGACCTGGACCCGTCAAGAAAACATTCCGATCCTCGGGATCGACATCTTCCCCGACTCCGTCCAACTCGAAACCTACAGCCTCCCAGAACGATGCGTGCTCGTGTTCGGGCAAGAAGGACCCGGCCTCTCCGAAGAGATGCGCACCGCCGCGGTCGACACCCTCTCCATCGAACAATTCGGTTCAACCCGCTCCATCAACGCCGGAGTCGCCAGCGGTATCGCGATGCACGCCTGGATCCGCCAACACGTCTTCAACCAACATCCCTAA
- a CDS encoding NAD(P)H-dependent oxidoreductase codes for DGVVAVTPVFTASMSGLFKMLFDSLDVDSLRGVPVLAAATAGTPRHQLVIDHAMRPMFAYLHATVVPTGVFAATEDFGTEAGKGLAGRIAQAADELTQAMPSFGNTVAGFTAMQQPAGKRGRQRTSGNELTHVVDFATLLEGHDGNPNV; via the coding sequence CGATGGGGTTGTTGCGGTGACGCCGGTGTTCACCGCGAGCATGTCGGGGCTGTTCAAGATGCTGTTTGATTCGCTCGATGTGGATTCGTTGCGGGGCGTGCCGGTGCTGGCGGCGGCGACGGCGGGGACGCCGCGGCATCAGCTGGTGATCGACCACGCGATGCGCCCGATGTTCGCCTACCTGCACGCCACAGTGGTCCCGACCGGTGTGTTCGCGGCGACCGAAGACTTCGGGACGGAAGCGGGGAAGGGCCTTGCCGGACGTATTGCGCAGGCAGCGGATGAGCTCACCCAAGCGATGCCGAGTTTCGGCAACACAGTTGCTGGTTTCACGGCAATGCAACAGCCAGCTGGGAAGCGCGGACGTCAACGGACATCCGGGAATGAGCTGACCCACGTGGTGGACTTCGCGACCCTGCTCGAGGGGCACGACGGTAACCCCAACGTCTAA